A part of Streptococcus porcinus genomic DNA contains:
- the rpiA gene encoding ribose-5-phosphate isomerase RpiA: MEALKKIAGVTAAQYVKDGMTVGLGTGSTAYYFVEEVGRRVKEEGLQIVGVTTSSRTTKQAQELGIPLKSVDDIDVIDVTVDGADEVDKAFNGIKGGGAALLMEKIVATPTKDYIWVVDESKMVEHLGAFKVPVEVVQYGSERLCRVFEKAGYCPSFRMKDGQKLVTDMQNYIIDLDMKCIEDPFAFAEILDATVGVVEHGLFNGMVNKVIVAGKDGVQVLEAPVKN, from the coding sequence ATGGAAGCACTTAAGAAAATTGCCGGTGTTACTGCTGCGCAATATGTCAAAGACGGTATGACAGTCGGTTTGGGGACTGGTTCGACGGCTTATTACTTTGTCGAAGAAGTGGGTCGTCGGGTTAAGGAGGAGGGCTTGCAAATTGTTGGTGTCACTACTTCCAGTAGGACCACTAAACAGGCGCAAGAGCTAGGCATTCCTTTAAAATCAGTTGATGATATTGACGTCATAGATGTTACTGTTGACGGTGCTGACGAGGTTGATAAAGCCTTTAATGGCATTAAAGGTGGCGGTGCCGCTCTGTTAATGGAAAAAATCGTTGCTACCCCAACAAAGGACTATATTTGGGTTGTTGATGAGTCAAAAATGGTTGAACATCTGGGAGCTTTTAAAGTCCCTGTTGAAGTAGTTCAATACGGTTCAGAGCGGCTTTGTCGTGTTTTCGAAAAAGCTGGTTACTGTCCTTCCTTTCGTATGAAAGATGGACAAAAACTAGTGACAGATATGCAAAACTACATTATCGATTTAGATATGAAGTGCATTGAGGATCCTTTTGCATTTGCTGAGATACTTGATGCTACTGTAGGTGTTGTGGAGCACGGTTTGTTTAACGGTATGGTTAATAAAGTCATTGTTGCTGGTAAAGATGGTGTCCAAGTTCTTGAAGCACCTGTCAAAAATTAA
- the deoD gene encoding purine-nucleoside phosphorylase — MSIHISAEKGQIADKILLPGDPLRAKFIAENFLEDAVCFNEIRGMLGYTGTYKGHRVSVMGTGMGMPSISIYARELIVDYGVKTLIRVGTAGAIDPEVHVRELVLAQAAATNSSIIRNDFPEFDFPQIADFGLLDKAYHIARKLGMTTHVGNVLSSDVFYSNMPERNMALGKLGVKAIEMEAAALYYLAAQHHVKALGIMTISDNLNDPTEDTSAQERQTTFTDMMQVGLETLIAND, encoded by the coding sequence ATGTCTATTCACATTTCTGCGGAGAAGGGTCAAATTGCTGATAAAATTTTATTGCCTGGTGATCCTTTACGTGCTAAATTTATCGCTGAAAATTTTTTAGAAGATGCCGTATGTTTTAATGAAATCCGTGGTATGCTTGGTTACACTGGAACATATAAAGGTCACCGTGTCTCTGTTATGGGGACCGGGATGGGGATGCCATCAATTTCCATCTACGCGCGTGAGTTGATTGTTGACTATGGTGTTAAGACTTTGATTCGTGTTGGAACTGCTGGGGCAATTGATCCAGAAGTGCACGTTCGTGAGTTAGTTCTTGCCCAAGCCGCTGCAACTAATTCTAGTATCATTCGTAATGACTTCCCTGAATTCGATTTTCCTCAAATTGCGGACTTTGGTCTTTTAGACAAAGCTTATCACATTGCTAGAAAACTGGGTATGACCACTCATGTTGGTAATGTGCTTTCTTCGGATGTTTTTTATTCTAATATGCCTGAGCGAAATATGGCTCTTGGAAAATTAGGAGTTAAAGCTATTGAAATGGAAGCTGCCGCTCTTTATTACTTGGCTGCTCAACACCATGTAAAAGCCTTGGGTATCATGACAATTTCTGATAATTTAAATGATCCAACAGAGGACACTAGTGCACAAGAGCGTCAAACTACCTTTACAGATATGATGCAGGTAGGACTAGAAACTCTCATTGCAAATGACTGA
- a CDS encoding phosphopentomutase: MSKFNRIHLVVLDSVGVGAAPDSDKFFNAGVADTSSDTLGHISEKVGLDVPHMAKIGLGNIPRENPLKTVAKEENPIGYVTKLEEVSLGKDTMTGHWEIMGLNITEPFDTFWNGFPEEILTKIEEFSGRKVIREANKPYSGTAVIDDFGPRQMETGELIIYTSADPVLQIAAHEDIIPLEELYKICEYARSITLERPALLGRIIARPYIGEPGHFTRTSNRHDYAVSPFQDTVLNNLANAGISTYAVGKINDIFNGSGITNDMGHNKSNSHGVDTLIKTLQLPEFEKGMSFTNLVDFDAMYGHRRDTEGYRDCLQEFDNRLPEIMEHMKEDDLLLITADHGNDPTYVGTDHTREYIPLLAYSPSFKGNGVIPQGHFADISATIAENFGVETAMIGQSFLSDLV, translated from the coding sequence ATGTCCAAATTTAATCGTATTCATTTAGTTGTACTTGATTCCGTCGGAGTTGGAGCAGCTCCTGATTCTGATAAGTTCTTTAATGCTGGTGTTGCAGATACCTCATCTGATACTTTAGGCCACATTTCAGAAAAAGTCGGTTTAGATGTGCCCCACATGGCTAAAATTGGTTTAGGAAATATTCCTCGTGAGAATCCTTTGAAAACGGTTGCGAAAGAAGAAAATCCAATTGGTTACGTGACCAAATTGGAAGAAGTATCATTAGGTAAAGATACGATGACAGGCCACTGGGAAATTATGGGCTTGAACATTACAGAGCCTTTTGACACGTTTTGGAATGGCTTCCCTGAAGAAATTTTAACCAAAATAGAAGAGTTTTCTGGGCGTAAAGTTATTCGTGAAGCTAATAAACCTTACTCTGGAACGGCAGTTATTGATGATTTTGGACCCCGTCAGATGGAAACTGGGGAATTGATTATCTATACTTCAGCAGACCCTGTTTTACAGATTGCAGCACATGAAGATATTATTCCACTTGAAGAATTATATAAAATCTGTGAGTATGCCCGCTCAATCACTTTAGAACGTCCAGCGCTGTTAGGTCGTATTATTGCTCGTCCTTATATTGGAGAACCAGGTCATTTCACACGAACTTCAAATCGTCATGATTATGCAGTATCACCTTTCCAAGATACAGTTCTTAATAATTTGGCCAATGCTGGTATTTCAACCTATGCAGTAGGTAAAATCAACGACATCTTCAATGGTTCTGGTATTACCAACGATATGGGTCATAATAAATCGAATAGTCATGGTGTAGATACACTCATTAAGACATTGCAGTTACCTGAATTTGAAAAAGGAATGTCCTTCACGAACCTTGTTGACTTTGATGCCATGTATGGACACCGTCGTGATACAGAAGGCTATCGTGATTGTTTACAAGAATTTGATAATCGTCTACCGGAAATCATGGAACATATGAAAGAAGATGACCTTCTATTAATTACAGCAGATCATGGTAATGACCCAACTTATGTAGGAACAGATCATACACGTGAGTATATTCCTTTATTGGCTTACTCTCCATCATTTAAAGGAAATGGAGTGATACCACAAGGGCACTTTGCGGACATTTCAGCTACAATTGCTGAAAACTTTGGTGTCGAGACAGCTATGATTGGTCAATCATTCCTCTCAGATCTAGTCTAA
- the pepV gene encoding dipeptidase PepV: protein MIDFKAEVESRKEAMLEDLIHLLRINSERDDSLADDKHPFGPGPVRALEHFLAMAERDGYKTRNIDNYAGDFEFGEGEEVLGIFGHLDVVPAGSGWDTDPYEPVIKDDRIYARGSSDDKGPTLACYYALKIIKELGLPVSKKVRFVVGTDEESGWGDMDYYFAHNGLKDPDFGFSPDAEFPIINGEKGNITEYLHFSGENSGAFVLNRFEGGLRENMVPESATALIESAHPFNVLSAAFEQFLAEHRVEGELKDHGQEIEVTIIGKSAHGSTPELGINGATLLAKFLSQFSFEGPAEAFLRIAGITLHEDFDAKKLGLAYTDDKMGSLSMNAGVFNFDKASDDNTIALNFRYPKGIDAQVLKVGLEQLKGIKEVTLSSHEHVPHYVPMDDELVATLLKVYEKQTGLKGYEQVIGGGTFGRLLKRGVAFGAMFPGDENTMHQANEYMPLENIYRSAAIYAEAIYELIK from the coding sequence ATGATTGATTTTAAAGCTGAAGTTGAAAGCCGTAAGGAAGCGATGCTTGAAGACTTAATTCATTTACTTCGAATTAATTCAGAAAGAGATGATTCCTTAGCTGACGACAAACACCCATTTGGGCCAGGTCCTGTCAGAGCCTTAGAGCATTTTCTAGCTATGGCTGAGCGTGATGGCTATAAAACACGTAATATTGATAATTACGCTGGTGATTTCGAATTTGGAGAAGGAGAAGAAGTTCTCGGTATATTCGGTCATTTAGATGTTGTCCCTGCTGGTAGCGGTTGGGATACTGATCCTTATGAACCAGTTATCAAAGACGATAGAATTTATGCGCGTGGCTCTTCAGATGATAAGGGACCGACCTTGGCTTGTTACTATGCTTTGAAAATCATTAAAGAGTTAGGTTTACCAGTTTCTAAAAAGGTTCGTTTTGTTGTTGGTACTGATGAAGAATCTGGTTGGGGTGACATGGATTATTACTTTGCTCATAATGGGTTAAAAGATCCAGACTTCGGTTTCTCACCTGACGCTGAATTCCCAATTATCAATGGCGAAAAAGGAAATATTACTGAATATCTTCATTTTAGTGGGGAAAATAGCGGTGCATTTGTCTTAAACCGTTTTGAAGGTGGTTTACGTGAAAATATGGTTCCAGAGTCAGCTACCGCTTTAATAGAATCAGCCCATCCCTTTAATGTCTTGTCGGCAGCATTTGAACAATTTTTAGCTGAACATCGAGTAGAAGGTGAGCTTAAAGATCATGGTCAAGAAATAGAAGTAACAATCATTGGTAAGTCAGCTCATGGTTCGACACCTGAGTTAGGTATCAATGGGGCTACACTTTTAGCTAAATTCTTGAGTCAGTTCTCATTTGAAGGGCCTGCTGAAGCTTTCTTACGCATTGCTGGTATAACATTACATGAAGATTTTGATGCTAAAAAACTTGGGTTAGCTTATACTGATGATAAAATGGGTTCTTTAAGTATGAATGCTGGTGTCTTTAATTTTGATAAGGCTTCAGATGATAATACAATTGCCTTAAACTTCCGCTATCCAAAAGGAATTGATGCTCAAGTTCTTAAGGTAGGTCTTGAACAACTTAAAGGAATTAAAGAAGTGACCTTATCTAGCCATGAACACGTGCCACATTATGTGCCGATGGATGATGAATTGGTTGCAACCCTACTTAAGGTGTATGAAAAACAAACAGGGCTTAAAGGCTATGAACAGGTTATTGGTGGCGGAACATTTGGACGTCTCCTTAAACGTGGTGTAGCATTTGGAGCGATGTTCCCTGGTGATGAAAATACTATGCACCAAGCGAATGAATATATGCCATTAGAGAATATCTATAGATCAGCTGCGATTTATGCTGAAGCTATCTATGAATTAATTAAATAA
- the mnmE gene encoding tRNA uridine-5-carboxymethylaminomethyl(34) synthesis GTPase MnmE: protein MSITKEFDTITAISTPLGEGAIGIVRLSGTDALNIANKVFKGKNLHEVASHTINYGHIINPANQEILDEVMVTVMLAPKTFTREDVIEINTHGGIAVTNEILQLLIKQGARMAEPGEFTKRAFLNGRVDLTQAEAVMDIIRAKTDKAMNIAVKQLDGSLSELINNTRQEILNTLAQVEVNIDYPEYDDVEEMTTALLREKTQEFQALLENLLRTARRGKILREGLSTAIIGRPNVGKSSLLNNLLREDKAIVTDIAGTTRDVIEEYVNIKGVPLKLIDTAGIRDTDDLVEKIGVERSKKALKEADLVLLVLNASEPLTLQDRTLLELSQESNRLILLNKTDLPERIETDQLPSDFIPISVLHHKNIDMIEDRINQLFFDNAGLVEQDATYLSNARHISLIEQALQSLQAVNDGLEMGMPVDLLQVDLTRTWEILGEITGDAAPDELITQLFSQFCLGK from the coding sequence ATGAGTATAACTAAAGAATTTGACACCATTACAGCAATTTCAACCCCACTAGGGGAAGGAGCAATTGGAATTGTTCGTTTATCAGGAACAGATGCCCTTAATATCGCAAATAAAGTCTTCAAAGGCAAAAATTTACACGAGGTAGCTTCTCATACTATCAACTATGGTCACATTATTAATCCAGCTAATCAAGAAATCCTTGATGAAGTTATGGTGACTGTCATGTTGGCTCCTAAAACTTTTACTAGAGAAGATGTCATCGAAATAAATACCCATGGGGGCATTGCTGTTACCAATGAAATTTTGCAGCTCTTAATCAAACAAGGGGCTCGTATGGCTGAGCCCGGAGAATTTACAAAAAGAGCCTTTTTGAATGGCCGTGTCGATTTAACACAGGCTGAGGCTGTTATGGATATCATTCGAGCAAAAACAGATAAGGCAATGAACATTGCTGTTAAACAACTAGACGGCTCCCTATCAGAGCTGATTAACAATACCCGACAAGAAATTCTCAATACCTTAGCTCAAGTTGAAGTTAATATTGATTATCCTGAATATGATGATGTTGAAGAAATGACAACAGCATTACTACGCGAAAAAACCCAAGAATTTCAAGCTCTACTTGAAAATCTACTGCGCACAGCAAGACGCGGCAAGATATTACGCGAAGGCCTCTCTACCGCTATCATTGGCCGTCCTAACGTTGGGAAATCTAGTCTCTTAAACAATTTATTGCGTGAGGATAAAGCAATTGTTACTGATATTGCTGGAACTACACGGGATGTGATTGAGGAATATGTCAATATCAAAGGTGTCCCCCTTAAACTCATTGATACCGCCGGAATTCGGGATACAGATGATCTCGTTGAGAAAATTGGTGTTGAGCGTTCTAAAAAGGCTCTAAAGGAAGCTGACTTAGTTCTCTTAGTTCTTAATGCTTCAGAACCCTTGACCCTCCAAGACCGAACCTTACTAGAATTAAGCCAAGAAAGCAATCGCCTTATTTTACTTAACAAGACTGATTTGCCAGAAAGAATTGAAACTGACCAGCTACCCTCAGACTTTATCCCTATTTCTGTCTTGCATCATAAAAATATTGATATGATTGAAGACCGCATTAATCAACTCTTCTTTGATAATGCAGGCTTGGTAGAGCAAGATGCCACCTATCTCTCTAATGCCCGCCATATTTCACTCATCGAGCAAGCTCTTCAAAGTTTACAAGCTGTTAATGACGGCCTCGAAATGGGCATGCCAGTGGACCTTCTGCAAGTAGATCTGACTAGGACATGGGAAATTTTAGGAGAAATAACTGGCGATGCCGCACCGGATGAACTCATCACCCAACTTTTCAGTCAATTCTGTCTCGGAAAATAA
- a CDS encoding purine-nucleoside phosphorylase, whose protein sequence is MSIMTKINETRDFLTFKGVQAPDFGLILGSGLGELANEIENAIVIDYNDIPNWGKSTVVGHAGKLVYGDLSGRKVIALQGRFHFYEGNPLEVVTFPVRVMKALGCEGVIVTNAAGGIGYGPGTLMAITDHINMTGNNPLMGENLEEFGPRFPDMSDAYTAEYRQKANKVAESLGIKLEGGVYLGVTGPTYETPAEIRAFKMMGADAVGMSTVPEVIVAAHSGMKVLGISAITNFAAGFQTELNHEEVVTVTEHIKEDFKGLVKAILSEL, encoded by the coding sequence ATGTCTATAATGACAAAAATTAACGAAACAAGAGATTTTTTAACCTTTAAAGGTGTTCAAGCCCCAGACTTTGGTCTTATTTTAGGATCTGGTCTGGGAGAATTAGCTAATGAAATCGAAAATGCTATTGTGATTGATTATAATGATATTCCTAACTGGGGGAAATCAACTGTAGTTGGTCATGCAGGCAAATTAGTATATGGTGATTTGTCAGGTCGTAAAGTTATTGCCTTGCAAGGTCGTTTCCATTTTTATGAAGGAAATCCTTTAGAAGTGGTTACCTTCCCAGTTCGTGTTATGAAAGCTCTAGGCTGTGAAGGCGTTATTGTCACTAATGCTGCCGGAGGTATCGGTTATGGCCCAGGAACTTTGATGGCGATTACAGATCATATCAATATGACAGGGAATAACCCATTAATGGGGGAAAATCTTGAGGAATTTGGCCCAAGATTCCCAGATATGTCAGATGCTTACACTGCTGAATATCGTCAAAAAGCAAACAAAGTAGCAGAGTCTCTTGGCATTAAGCTTGAAGGTGGTGTTTATCTCGGAGTAACAGGACCAACTTATGAAACACCTGCGGAAATCCGTGCCTTCAAAATGATGGGGGCAGATGCTGTAGGTATGTCAACGGTTCCTGAGGTTATTGTTGCTGCTCATTCTGGTATGAAAGTTTTGGGTATTTCAGCTATTACTAACTTTGCTGCTGGCTTTCAGACTGAGTTAAACCATGAGGAAGTTGTAACGGTTACTGAACATATTAAGGAAGATTTCAAAGGCTTAGTAAAAGCGATTCTTTCTGAATTGTAA
- the arsC gene encoding arsenate reductase (glutaredoxin) (This arsenate reductase requires both glutathione and glutaredoxin to convert arsenate to arsenite, after which the efflux transporter formed by ArsA and ArsB can extrude the arsenite from the cell, providing resistance.), whose product MRKVRIYHNPNCGTSRNVLAMIKHAGLDPEVIEYLVTPPTREELQGLIRAMGIQVRDLVRINVPEFEKHHLADATKSDSQLLDAMMADPILINRPIVVTSKGVKLCRPSEVLLDILPVRLPSPFTKEDGQVVQPK is encoded by the coding sequence ATGAGAAAAGTAAGAATTTATCACAACCCTAATTGTGGGACCTCGCGAAATGTCTTAGCCATGATTAAGCATGCAGGTCTTGATCCAGAAGTAATAGAATATTTAGTTACCCCACCAACTAGAGAAGAATTACAAGGATTAATTAGAGCTATGGGGATTCAAGTGCGGGACTTGGTAAGAATAAATGTTCCCGAGTTTGAGAAGCACCATCTTGCGGACGCTACTAAGTCGGATTCCCAATTACTTGATGCTATGATGGCAGATCCGATTTTGATTAATCGTCCAATTGTGGTTACTTCAAAAGGAGTGAAACTTTGTCGTCCCTCAGAAGTACTACTCGATATTTTACCAGTGAGGTTACCGAGTCCTTTTACTAAGGAAGATGGTCAAGTTGTTCAACCAAAATAA